From the genome of Candidatus Palauibacter scopulicola, one region includes:
- a CDS encoding SDR family NAD(P)-dependent oxidoreductase: protein MDLKLKGKVAVVTGGSRGIGLYIARALGAEGARLALCARNREPLEEAAESLRADGVADVLTVACDIAEEGGAAQLVEAAVDRYGALDVLVNNVGGNRRGKFEETSDQDWLDILQLNVLSGFRASRLAIPHMRAAGGGSIVFVSSVFGREKGGPGLSIYNTTKTALISAAGIMALELAQDGIRVNCVAPGSIQFPGGSWDKRVKSDPEGMRKFVDANLPLGRFGRADEVADVVTFLASERASLITGACIAVDGSQGRSLV from the coding sequence TTGAAGCTGAAGGGGAAAGTTGCGGTCGTCACCGGCGGGAGTCGGGGGATCGGCCTCTACATCGCGCGGGCGCTGGGGGCGGAGGGCGCGCGGCTGGCGCTGTGCGCGCGCAACCGGGAGCCGCTTGAAGAAGCGGCCGAGTCGCTCCGGGCGGACGGTGTCGCGGACGTGCTCACGGTGGCCTGTGACATCGCCGAGGAAGGTGGTGCCGCGCAGCTCGTCGAGGCGGCGGTCGACCGCTACGGGGCGCTGGACGTGCTCGTGAACAACGTTGGGGGCAACCGGCGCGGGAAGTTTGAGGAGACGAGCGACCAGGACTGGCTGGACATCCTTCAGCTCAACGTCCTGTCGGGCTTCCGGGCCAGCCGGCTGGCGATCCCCCACATGCGGGCGGCGGGCGGCGGGTCGATCGTCTTCGTGTCGTCCGTCTTCGGGCGCGAGAAGGGCGGGCCGGGGCTGTCCATCTACAACACGACGAAGACGGCGCTCATCTCGGCGGCCGGGATCATGGCGCTGGAACTCGCCCAGGACGGCATCCGCGTGAACTGCGTCGCGCCCGGCTCCATCCAGTTCCCCGGCGGGAGTTGGGACAAGCGCGTCAAGTCGGACCCGGAGGGGATGCGGAAGTTCGTGGACGCGAACCTGCCGCTCGGACGGTTCGGGCGGGCCGACGAAGTGGCGGACGTCGTGACGTTCCTGGCCTCCGAGCGCGCCAGCCTGATCACCGGAGCCTGCATCGCCGTCGACGGCTCCCAGGGCCGCTCGCTCGTCTGA